Below is a genomic region from Treponema sp. OMZ 798.
GGGTATACGTCGAGGACACTTTTTTGCCGTGCGACGCAGGAGATGCCCGCATATTTTCAAAAGAGATGACGCATACGGAAAACCAAGGCGACAACGATGAGCAAAAGGCAAAGCGTTACTATTACCATAGTGATCACTTAGGCAGTGCACAATTTGTAACCGACTGGCGAGGTAAACAATATGAACACATAGAATACACGCCTTACGGCGAACTCTGGATTGAAGAAGTTGCTGCAGGCTTGGATAAACTGCCGTTCAGGTTTACAGGGAAAGAGCTGGATGAAGAAACAGGACTGTACTATTATGGGGCTAGGTATCTTGATCCGAAATATAGTAGGTGGCTGTCAGGCGATCCGGCGTTAAATGATTATATACCTTCTCCTGGCACAGATCCGGCCAAACTTGCAGGTATGGGCGGGGTGTACAACACGGTAAACTTACATGTGTATCATTATGCGGGGAATAACCCGGTAAAGTATACCGATCCGGATGGAAAAATATTAAGAATTGCTGGAAGCAACAGTTATAAAAATCAAGTGATGAGTGTATTAAAAAAGCTTGATCCTAATGTAAAGATAAATATGAGAACAGGAATAGTAACGACTAGCAGTACTAATAATTCTGCTGGAGCAAAATTGATACGAAATTTGCAGGTCAGTAAAAATACAGTCACAATAATGAATGATAGTTCAATAGGTACAGCGCCAAAATCTAGAAAAAAAGCTGAGACTCCAGGTATAGGTTCAGATTCAATTGTTTATTTTTCAATTAATGTAAAATTGAGTAATGATTATTTTATAAGAGACGAAAATGGAAATATAGAAAAAGCTAAACATACTCCAGCAGAAATTGTACTTGGACATGAACTTATTCATGGATTACATTATGCGGATGGAACTGGAGATAATAGCACCGATGACTATACATTTATTACTTCAGGATTTCAAGATGGTAAATATAAGTCTGGAGAGGTCGTATTTAAGGGTGGTTTATTCCATGATAAATATCCGCGAGAAGAAGCTAGAACGATAGGTGTTGGAGAATTTTCTAATGATCCAATAACAGAAAATGCATTAAGGAGGCAATTGAAGTATAATGAAAGGCTTACACATTAATAATAAAATATTTATGCTAAATTGTTTATTTTTATTATCTATTTTTTGTTTTGCAGAAGAAAATACTGAAAAACGTCTTGAAAAGAACATTGATAGAATAACAATTGAAAACTATTTTTTGGAAAATATTTCAAAAAAAGATAATGCAACTATTCCTGTTATTATTGTTTATTGTTATGATGGTTATTATTTTTTATATGAAACAAAGATGAAATATGAGGTAATAGATACTAAAAGATATTTTTTTGATTATAAAGTTGATAAAAATATCAACAAGTTATCTACAGATATAGCCGATAAAAATATGAGCCTTGATGATTTTATTAATAAATATTTAATAAAAAATGATGATAACAGCTATAGTATATCTTATAAAAATTATGATATATTTACACCTAAAGATGAATTTTTATCTCCTATATTTTTTGCTGCCCAATACAATTATGACTTTTTAATTTTAATTGAACACGGGTATTCTACAACAATAACATTATATTTACCCAATAGTTATGAATATGTTAAAAAAGAGTATAATATTTTTTTAAATTAGAATTGGAATAACAAATATTAGGGCACCTCTAAAAACCCCCTTTAAAAAAGATTAAAAAAATGATAAAATGAGGTATGAAACAAAAAGGATTATTTGATGAAGAAGATCGTTTAAGAGTATTAAGTAACTTAGGTGATAGTCTTGAAAAATTAAACAAAAAAATAAATTGGGAAATATTCAAACCACTATTAAAAAAAGCATTAACCAAAGAGCCAAAAGGTTTAGGCGGAAGACCTGCATACGATTATGTAATGATGTTTAAAATAATAATCTTACAAAAATTATACAACATAAGTGATGATCAAACGGAATATCAAATAAACGATCGGCTATCCTTTATGAGATTTTTAGGATTGGAATTAAAAGATAAAGTACCCGATTCAAAAACAATATGGCTTTTTAAAGAAAAACTCATTGAAGCGAGAGTATCAAAAAAGTTATTTGAAAAGTTTGGAAAAGAATTAGCTAGAAATAACTTAATAGGAAAAGAGGGAACGATAATAGATGCGACAATAGTAGAAGCTCCGATACAGCATAACAGCAAAGATGAAAATGAACAAATTAAAAACGGAAAAATCCCTGAACAATGGCAAGAAGCAAAAAATAAGGCAAAATTATCACAAAAAGACTGTGATGCTAGGTGGACAAAGAAGCACAAACGTAGCTATTACGGTTATAAAGATCATATAAAAGTAGATAAAAAAAGTAAGCTTATATTGAAAGCAACTGTAACAGCAGCTAATGTTCATGATAGTAAAGAATTAAAAAATTTAGTTGAAAAGGAAGATGAAAGATTATACGCAGATAGTGCCTATATAGGAGAAGAAATAGAGAGAGTTTTAAAAGCGAAAGGAATAGAAGGGCAAATTTGTGAAAGAGGAGCAAGAGGGAAACCTCTTAGTAAAAAACAAAAAATCGGTAACAGAAAAAAATCAAAAATACGGGCGAGAGTCGAACATGTATTTGGCTTTATGACAAACTCAATGAAAGGTATATATGTAAGAACGATAGGATTAGCTCGTGCAACATTTTCGATAATAATGATGAACTTAACATACAACTTATGCCGATATTGCTATCTAAAGAAATAAAATGAGGGAGCATATAGGTAATAAAATGAAAAGTAAGGGAACTTAAGATAAAGAATCCAAGTTTTACACTAGACAATTTATAAAAAAGCTACTAAAATAATAAATAGGTACACTAAAAATAGGTTTTTAGAGGTGCCCATTATTATAAAATAGGAAAATTTGGATGAAAAAATGAAGGTTTATGATCATGTCATAAAAAAATGTAAACAATTAAAGTAATATGTTGCATCACAGACAGAAGAAAAAAATAGAAGACTTGGATGTAAAAGAAAAGAAAATGATGAAAGCCCCTTTTTATTTGTATCTACAACTTGGCCATTTTATCTCTCGGACAGCGATTGAAGCGGAAATCCTTTTTGAGGTTTGTTTAATCAAAAAGCAAGCTCTGACCGGAGGGAAGAGCCTTGCCCGTGAAAACAAATACAGCAAAAAGATTGGAGCGAAAAGCGTGGTGCTCAATTTTGTTTTCTTCGTAATGCTAAAAAACAAAATTGAGCAGTCCGCCGCTCAAAGCTGCTTAAAAAACAACTTATTACTAAACCGCTCCACTGAAAGGACTTTTGAAAATAGGCGGAGCAGATACAAGGAGTTAGGCAAAAAAGTACCGCAGGCGTATCGGGTATACGTCGAGGACACTTTTTTGCCGTGCGACGCAGGAGATGCCCGCATATTTTCAAAAGAACAAGAGTATACCACCTATTACTCTTACGAAGACGGCTACTATGATAGAGAAACAAAGGAATTCTACGGCTTTGCCAAGGTAACAAAAAGAAGCGAAGGCGGCACCATCCAAGAAACCGAGTACTATAACGACAAATATTACAGAAAAGGCATGGTAAAAAAAAGCAAAACCATATATGACGGATTTACCTACACCGAAAAAGAAATAGAAGTAGACATCGCCCCTCACGCCCGAGTAATTAAAGAAGAAGTAACACAAAGAGAAAAAGAAAACCCCTATAGTTACCTAAAAACGTCTAAACGCTATGTATACGATAAATACGGCAACGTTACAAAACTCTATGATGAAGGAGACGTCACAAAGGCAAATGACGACATAACGGCAGAAATAACTTACTGGAAGGAGGCGAGTGAAGAGAAGTACTTTAAATCACACCCCGAAAAAATAGAAGTAAAAGACATAAACAATAAACTCCTACGCAAAAGAGAAGGAAGCTATGACAGTAAGACGGGAGCCTTAACCGAACTAAAACAATACACATCACAGTCCGCTTACCTTGTAAACCGCATAGAATGGACGGATGAAGGAAGTATAAAAGCAGTAACAGCTCCAACCGGAAAAAGAATTGAGTACAAATATTTAGACGGCATATACCCGATTGAAATAAAAGAGATAAGTTCTAAGGGAGATCAAACTTACACAAGCACTATAGAATGGGACAGCGTCTTAGGCGTAAAGTTAAAGGAAACGGACAGTGCAAACAATACAATGACTTATAAATATGACGGCTTTGGAAGAGTAACAGAGGTGAGAAGTCCCTACGACACAGACAAAACCCCTTACGCAAAATATACATACTTTACACCTGAAGAAAGATACTGGTACACCGTAACCGAAAACAAAATAAGCACAAGAAAAGAAGATAAGGCAGTAATGAAGACGGTAGTAATGCATGATGGTCTAGGAAGAATAAACTACACAGCCAAAGAAGGAGAAGTATACATAGACGGAACCGATTACCAAACTCAAACAGGCTGGAATGTTTCGGGAGCGGTTTATTATGATGAAGACGGAAGAAAAAAAGGAGAAGGACAGCCCGTGTTCTATGGAGGAGATATACAAAATGAATTAAGCGGAAGCTCAAGCCAAATCCTTTTATATGAAAAATTAAACGAATTAAAACATCCTACAAGCTATGAATATGACGGACTAGGCCGCGTAATAAAAACGACCCTTCCCGACGGAAACATACAGCGTAATGAGTACTCGATAGATTCTTCCTTACAAATAACAAAAACAATAGACCCTAAAGAAAACATAAACATCAGTAAAAAAGATATAAGAGGAAACATAAAAGAAGTAGAAAGACGTGATAAAAACAACACTCTTCTTACTAAGGCAAAATACGAATACTCTGTTCTTGGCGAGATGCTGCGAGCCTATGATGCTAAAGACAATCTTTTAGCAGTAAACTATGACATGCTTGGACGGCGCATAAGTTTAGAAAGCCTTGATACGGGAAGAAAAGAATGGAACTATGACGATAAGGGTAGACTTGAGTATGAAAACGACTCCGTATTAAGATCAAAATTAGCGTCAATAAAATATGAATACGACGGACTGGACAGAATAATAAAAATAGACTATCCTTTTAGTGAAGATGTAGAATATGAATACGGAGCAGCGGGAGAAAAAGGAGCGGGAGAGGTAATCCGCAAAAAAGACGAAACGGGAGAGACAAAATACGAATACGGTGAATTAAACGAAGTAAAGATAGAAACACGCACAATAAAGCGCGGCAGAGAATTCCAAAAACCCGTAACTGCCGTGTTTAACTACGAAGCCGACTACCTTGGCAGAATGCAGAGCATAAGCTACCCTGACGGAGAAGTGCTGACTTACAGCTACGACAAAGGAGGACAATTAAAAGGAGTTATAGGCAAAAAAGGAATAGAAACCTATAGGTATGTAGACAATATCTTGTATGACGAGCATGGTCAAAGAGTCTACATCAAATACGGCAACGGAGTAGAAACAAGATACACCTACGACCCTGCACGCCGCTGGCTAAAAGACATCAAGACAGAAAACAAAGATAAGAATTTGGTATTCCAAAAAATAAACTACAACTTTGATGCAGTAGGGAATGTAGAAGGGTATATAAATACTTCAAGCAAATATGAAACAAGTCAAAGCTACAGTTATGACAATTTGTACCAACTTATAAAAGCCGAAGGAACGCACAAACAATACGGAGGAATAAACCCCAACCCCGATAACCCTCACCCGTCAAATCCCTTACACACAAATAAATACAGACAAACCTTTGCCTTCGACATAATAGGGAACATGACGAATAAGAACAGCACCACAAACCTCACAGGCGGCTCAATAAGCAGTGATGAGACAAA
It encodes:
- a CDS encoding IS5 family transposase; translated protein: MKQKGLFDEEDRLRVLSNLGDSLEKLNKKINWEIFKPLLKKALTKEPKGLGGRPAYDYVMMFKIIILQKLYNISDDQTEYQINDRLSFMRFLGLELKDKVPDSKTIWLFKEKLIEARVSKKLFEKFGKELARNNLIGKEGTIIDATIVEAPIQHNSKDENEQIKNGKIPEQWQEAKNKAKLSQKDCDARWTKKHKRSYYGYKDHIKVDKKSKLILKATVTAANVHDSKELKNLVEKEDERLYADSAYIGEEIERVLKAKGIEGQICERGARGKPLSKKQKIGNRKKSKIRARVEHVFGFMTNSMKGIYVRTIGLARATFSIIMMNLTYNLCRYCYLKK
- a CDS encoding RHS repeat-associated core domain-containing protein, which codes for MLHHRQKKKIEDLDVKEKKMMKAPFYLYLQLGHFISRTAIEAEILFEVCLIKKQALTGGKSLARENKYSKKIGAKSVVLNFVFFVMLKNKIEQSAAQSCLKNNLLLNRSTERTFENRRSRYKELGKKVPQAYRVYVEDTFLPCDAGDARIFSKEQEYTTYYSYEDGYYDRETKEFYGFAKVTKRSEGGTIQETEYYNDKYYRKGMVKKSKTIYDGFTYTEKEIEVDIAPHARVIKEEVTQREKENPYSYLKTSKRYVYDKYGNVTKLYDEGDVTKANDDITAEITYWKEASEEKYFKSHPEKIEVKDINNKLLRKREGSYDSKTGALTELKQYTSQSAYLVNRIEWTDEGSIKAVTAPTGKRIEYKYLDGIYPIEIKEISSKGDQTYTSTIEWDSVLGVKLKETDSANNTMTYKYDGFGRVTEVRSPYDTDKTPYAKYTYFTPEERYWYTVTENKISTRKEDKAVMKTVVMHDGLGRINYTAKEGEVYIDGTDYQTQTGWNVSGAVYYDEDGRKKGEGQPVFYGGDIQNELSGSSSQILLYEKLNELKHPTSYEYDGLGRVIKTTLPDGNIQRNEYSIDSSLQITKTIDPKENINISKKDIRGNIKEVERRDKNNTLLTKAKYEYSVLGEMLRAYDAKDNLLAVNYDMLGRRISLESLDTGRKEWNYDDKGRLEYENDSVLRSKLASIKYEYDGLDRIIKIDYPFSEDVEYEYGAAGEKGAGEVIRKKDETGETKYEYGELNEVKIETRTIKRGREFQKPVTAVFNYEADYLGRMQSISYPDGEVLTYSYDKGGQLKGVIGKKGIETYRYVDNILYDEHGQRVYIKYGNGVETRYTYDPARRWLKDIKTENKDKNLVFQKINYNFDAVGNVEGYINTSSKYETSQSYSYDNLYQLIKAEGTHKQYGGINPNPDNPHPSNPLHTNKYRQTFAFDIIGNMTNKNSTTNLTGGSISSDETKLNYELDYEYDNKYAHRLIRAGNRYYRYDSNGNITAEKDGKFSDKEEITFTYSYFAEHDVYGVDYGFDLEPPEDDPANLEVGTTTGGGIQGGYRRDYTWNERNLLIKSDDKLNTVIYRYGDDGQRALKFTQQSNSETLYFNNFYSVHQVAHEPNHEHGLRVSKHIFVGNSRLVTAMTHADNHGDTTEQTEKRYYYHADHLQSAQFITDWNGMQYEHIEYTPYGELWIEETAPGIDKLPFRFTGKELDEETGLYYYGARYLDPKYSRWLSGDPALNDYIPKAPIDDEAKKHNENLPGMGGVFNVVNLHVYHYAGNNPIKYIDPDGRILIIDGSSSDDPNYVKKIEKLLDLASSASAEFKDMLDAIRENKEITVTIKDFNEEFKIPVCGIMNKKNFLLDYPSDSTIYLSPEFTYSEKSTGDNFSALEIIAHELTHAYDNMRGMYYKNSYIPVNGGKSRFNRKKELNAVNIENQIRLFFGKSHRNTYSSYDIGIRTYEKTKKRVEMWSKIR
- a CDS encoding M91 family zinc metallopeptidase — translated: MAGSNSYKNQVMSVLKKLDPNVKINMRTGIVTTSSTNNSAGAKLIRNLQVSKNTVTIMNDSSIGTAPKSRKKAETPGIGSDSIVYFSINVKLSNDYFIRDENGNIEKAKHTPAEIVLGHELIHGLHYADGTGDNSTDDYTFITSGFQDGKYKSGEVVFKGGLFHDKYPREEARTIGVGEFSNDPITENALRRQLKYNERLTH